A section of the Rhodospirillales bacterium genome encodes:
- a CDS encoding TPM domain-containing protein produces MPNLQPRRVVTRNALPGNLFALVILAFFTWNFFVGVVPHRALDKQDFPALTGRVVDTADILDSGVRARLDEISADLEQKTQAQLVIATIPDLKGVTIEDYGYQLGRFWGIGRKDVNDGVLLLVAPNDRRVRIEVGYGLEGTLTDAAARLIIDSDILPRFRAGDMAGGVVAGAQAIAGLVANSETAAPAPHPVARADSEENPNAQDARGYLLALLFLALFFMGPLWGVGSFLWCLLNPAYGAQMVRPQGRSSGWSSGGWGGGGSGGGGFSGGGGSFGGGGSSGSW; encoded by the coding sequence ATGCCAAACCTCCAGCCCCGGCGCGTCGTGACCCGCAACGCGCTGCCGGGCAATCTGTTCGCGCTGGTGATTCTGGCGTTTTTTACTTGGAATTTCTTTGTCGGCGTGGTGCCGCACCGCGCGCTGGACAAACAGGATTTTCCCGCCCTGACGGGCCGCGTCGTCGATACCGCGGACATACTGGATTCCGGCGTCCGCGCCCGGCTTGATGAAATCTCCGCCGATCTGGAACAAAAAACGCAAGCGCAGTTGGTAATCGCCACAATCCCCGATCTGAAAGGCGTCACGATCGAGGATTACGGCTATCAGCTTGGCCGCTTCTGGGGCATCGGACGCAAGGACGTGAATGACGGCGTGCTGCTGCTGGTCGCGCCCAACGACCGCCGCGTGCGGATCGAGGTCGGCTACGGCCTTGAAGGCACGCTGACCGACGCGGCCGCGCGCCTGATCATCGATTCCGACATCCTGCCGCGCTTCCGCGCGGGCGACATGGCGGGCGGCGTGGTGGCCGGGGCACAGGCGATTGCCGGTCTGGTGGCCAATTCCGAAACCGCCGCGCCCGCGCCGCATCCCGTCGCGCGCGCCGATTCCGAAGAAAATCCGAACGCTCAGGACGCGCGCGGTTATCTGCTCGCGCTGCTTTTTCTGGCGCTGTTTTTCATGGGGCCGCTTTGGGGCGTGGGCAGTTTCCTGTGGTGCCTGCTCAACCCCGCCTATGGCGCGCAAATGGTGCGCCCGCAGGGACGCTCCAGCGGCTGGTCGTCCGGCGGCTGGGGTGGTGGCGGTTCTGGCGGAGGCGGATTTAGCGGCGGTGGCGGCAGTTTCGGCGGCGGCGGCTCGTCCGGCAGCTGGTGA
- a CDS encoding LemA family protein: MIRLVTALLATLFLAGCINDIPTYQENANAKWADVQAQYQRRADLIPNLVATVKGFAAQEKTVLTEVTSARAGATQIRVDASTITDPAAFKQFEDAQNRLSVGIGRLLATSENYPQLRSSENFMALQSQLEGTENRIAVARRDFNEAVRQYNTELKTIPGRWVAHWMYPDAKPMEMFTATTPGAENAPAVSF; this comes from the coding sequence ATGATCCGCCTTGTCACCGCGCTTCTTGCCACGCTTTTCCTCGCGGGCTGCATCAACGACATACCGACCTATCAGGAAAACGCCAATGCTAAATGGGCGGACGTGCAGGCGCAATATCAGCGCCGCGCCGACCTGATCCCCAATCTGGTGGCGACGGTCAAGGGCTTTGCCGCGCAGGAAAAAACCGTCCTGACCGAAGTGACGTCCGCCCGCGCGGGCGCGACGCAGATCCGCGTCGATGCCTCCACGATCACCGACCCCGCGGCCTTCAAACAGTTCGAGGACGCGCAAAACCGTTTAAGCGTGGGGATCGGCCGCCTTCTGGCCACCTCCGAAAACTATCCGCAGTTGCGCTCGTCGGAAAATTTCATGGCCCTGCAAAGCCAGCTTGAGGGGACGGAAAACCGCATCGCCGTCGCCCGCCGCGACTTCAACGAGGCCGTGCGCCAGTACAACACGGAACTCAAGACCATTCCCGGCCGCTGGGTCGCGCACTGGATGTACCCGGACGCGAAACCGATGGAAATGTTTACGGCCACGACCCCCGGCGCTGAAAACGCCCCCGCGGTCAGCTTCTGA
- a CDS encoding MBL fold metallo-hydrolase, protein MATGRVTVLGCGSSGGVPLVTGYWGACDPANPKNRRRRASIAVQGGDTTLVVDTGPDFHEQTLINGITKIDAVLYTHGHSDHVNGIDELRYLKFVQKTMCDAWGDFDTLSELQARFPYMFAPTADGLYQPVITPHAFADADYGQTQTIAGLPVIPLWQMHGKAGHSLAYRFGNFAYSTDVSAQRPETLAALAGIDTWLVDCAQYGTDYTIVHPNFPIVQGWNETVRARRVILTHLTPRLDYDALMAELPPGYELAHDGMTLDIAF, encoded by the coding sequence ATGGCAACCGGCCGCGTAACCGTTCTGGGCTGCGGGTCGTCGGGCGGCGTGCCGCTGGTCACCGGCTATTGGGGTGCGTGCGACCCGGCCAATCCCAAAAACCGCCGCCGCCGTGCCTCCATCGCGGTTCAGGGCGGCGATACGACGCTGGTCGTCGATACCGGCCCTGATTTTCACGAACAGACGCTGATCAACGGCATCACGAAAATCGACGCCGTCCTGTATACTCACGGCCATTCCGACCACGTCAACGGCATCGACGAACTGCGCTATCTGAAATTCGTTCAAAAAACCATGTGCGACGCGTGGGGCGATTTCGACACGCTTTCGGAATTGCAGGCGCGTTTCCCCTATATGTTCGCACCCACCGCCGACGGCCTGTATCAGCCCGTCATCACGCCCCATGCTTTCGCCGATGCGGATTACGGCCAAACACAAACCATCGCGGGCCTGCCCGTAATCCCGCTTTGGCAGATGCACGGCAAGGCCGGACATTCGCTGGCCTACCGCTTCGGCAATTTCGCCTATTCGACCGATGTATCGGCGCAACGGCCCGAAACCCTTGCGGCGCTGGCGGGCATCGACACATGGCTGGTCGATTGCGCCCAGTACGGCACCGATTACACCATCGTCCATCCCAATTTCCCGATCGTGCAGGGTTGGAACGAAACCGTGCGCGCACGCCGCGTGATTTTGACCCACCTGACGCCGCGCCTCGATTACGATGCGCTGATGGCCGAACTGCCTCCCGGCTACGAACTGGCCCACGACGGCATGACGCTGGACATCGCGTTTTAA
- the scpB gene encoding SMC-Scp complex subunit ScpB — MHDDETPDEIVAADDDMRDLRTIEAVLFASREPMTLARLQAFVPHLEGPHLHAIIARLRQDYAGRGIQLEETDSGLAFRTAPDLAESLSQLRIEERRLSRAAMECLSVIAYHQPVTRPEIEAVRGVHTSKGTIDALLETGWIKPGRRREAPGRPLTWVTTPEFLDHFGLESIVDLPGLDDLKAAGLLDRRPAVSVTADLFDEDGDRDGEADSEAEESLDETHDAA, encoded by the coding sequence ATGCACGACGATGAAACCCCGGACGAAATCGTCGCGGCGGATGACGACATGCGCGATTTGCGCACCATCGAGGCGGTGCTGTTCGCCAGCCGCGAACCAATGACGCTTGCGCGCCTTCAGGCCTTCGTTCCGCATCTGGAAGGGCCGCATCTGCATGCGATCATCGCCCGCCTGCGTCAGGATTATGCGGGCCGTGGCATCCAGCTTGAGGAAACGGATTCCGGCCTTGCCTTCCGCACCGCGCCCGATTTGGCCGAAAGCCTTTCGCAGCTGCGGATCGAAGAACGTCGCCTGTCCCGCGCGGCAATGGAATGTCTGTCCGTCATCGCCTATCACCAGCCCGTGACAAGGCCAGAGATCGAGGCCGTGCGCGGCGTCCACACCTCGAAAGGCACGATCGACGCGCTTTTGGAAACCGGCTGGATCAAGCCGGGCCGCCGACGCGAGGCGCCAGGACGCCCCCTGACCTGGGTGACGACGCCCGAGTTTCTTGACCATTTCGGGCTTGAGTCTATAGTCGACCTGCCGGGCCTCGACGACCTCAAGGCCGCGGGCCTGCTGGATCGCCGCCCGGCGGTATCGGTCACCGCCGACCTGTTCGACGAGGACGGGGATAGGGACGGGGAAGCCGATTCCGAAGCCGAAGAATCACTGGACGAGACGCACGACGCGGCCTAG
- the nagZ gene encoding beta-N-acetylhexosaminidase — protein MSFAADTAPIIFGCTGTELGDDEAAFFRDAKPAGFILFRKNCETPDQVARLCAALRETVGWAAPILIDQEGGRVQRLRPPHWPDFPPPRTFAEHYATDPDAGLAAVSGNYAALARTQAQLGVDVNCVPCLDVVPADNAVPAIGDRSFGSDPDIVAALGLAAARASFKAGATPVMKHMPGHGRAVVDSHFELPRVDAPLAALERDWQPFRHLAAHMPRGALWGMSAHVIYATLDPNLPATLSPKIITEIVRGKIGFHGLLCTDDLFMDALAPYGDVPERARLALKAGNDLALHCHGDILAREKAIAVIGRMSAATRERLEDWIKSVK, from the coding sequence TTGTCGTTCGCCGCTGACACCGCGCCGATCATCTTTGGCTGCACCGGAACCGAGCTTGGCGATGACGAGGCCGCGTTCTTCCGTGACGCAAAACCGGCAGGCTTTATTTTATTCCGCAAGAATTGCGAAACCCCCGATCAGGTCGCGCGCCTGTGCGCCGCGCTGCGTGAAACCGTGGGTTGGGCCGCGCCGATCCTGATCGATCAGGAAGGCGGACGCGTCCAGCGCCTGAGGCCTCCGCATTGGCCCGATTTTCCACCGCCGCGCACATTCGCCGAACATTATGCCACGGACCCGGATGCCGGTCTTGCCGCCGTATCCGGTAATTACGCCGCGCTGGCGCGGACACAGGCGCAACTGGGCGTCGATGTGAACTGCGTTCCTTGCCTTGATGTTGTCCCCGCCGACAATGCCGTGCCCGCCATCGGCGACCGGTCTTTCGGGTCCGACCCCGATATTGTCGCCGCGCTGGGCCTTGCTGCTGCCCGCGCCAGTTTCAAGGCCGGGGCGACGCCGGTGATGAAACACATGCCCGGTCATGGCCGGGCCGTGGTCGACAGTCATTTTGAACTGCCCCGCGTCGATGCGCCCCTGGCCGCGCTTGAACGCGACTGGCAGCCCTTTCGCCATCTGGCCGCGCACATGCCGCGCGGCGCGCTTTGGGGGATGAGCGCGCATGTGATCTATGCCACGCTCGACCCGAATCTTCCCGCGACTCTCTCGCCGAAAATCATTACGGAAATCGTGCGCGGGAAAATCGGCTTTCACGGCCTGTTATGCACGGACGATTTGTTCATGGACGCGCTGGCACCTTACGGCGACGTCCCCGAACGCGCGCGGCTGGCGCTGAAGGCCGGAAACGACCTTGCTTTGCACTGCCACGGCGACATCCTGGCACGGGAAAAGGCAATTGCCGTAATCGGCCGCATGTCTGCTGCAACGCGGGAACGTCTTGAAGATTGGATAAAATCCGTTAAATAA
- a CDS encoding deoxyguanosinetriphosphate triphosphohydrolase, which produces MQPEDSPAEYNYCALPLAAYACRPDRSRGRLHDEPESAVRTPFQRDRDRIIHSSAFRRLKHKTQVFVSHEGDHFRTRLTHTLEVAQIARTLARALLVNEDLAEAVALSHDLGHPPFAHMGEDRLKELMQPYGGFEHNDQSLRIVTALEERYPQWNGLNLTWETLEGIVKHNGPVTGALPYTLAGVQREWDLQLNHYASIEAQVAGIADDIAYNSHDVEDGLFEGLFTLDDISAAVPLVAQVARERTNKWPDLAGPRRVHDLVRELYGRFVMDVLEESRARLRAAGPNSVEDVRLAGVPLVGFSAGMGEHLKALRAFLMPRMYHHSTVRRMRAKAEHIIGDLFRQFMDDPLTLSENWQARLPRGGDVAARARVVADHISNLTDRAAMVEHEQIFGLYDTIRHG; this is translated from the coding sequence ATGCAGCCCGAAGACAGCCCCGCCGAATATAATTATTGCGCCTTGCCGCTGGCCGCCTATGCCTGCCGCCCGGACCGCAGCCGCGGCCGCCTGCACGACGAACCGGAAAGCGCGGTGCGCACGCCGTTTCAACGCGACCGCGACCGCATCATCCATTCCTCGGCCTTTCGCCGCCTCAAGCACAAGACGCAAGTCTTCGTCAGTCACGAGGGCGACCATTTCCGCACGCGCCTGACCCACACGCTGGAAGTCGCGCAAATCGCCCGCACTTTGGCCCGCGCCCTGCTGGTCAACGAGGATCTGGCCGAGGCGGTGGCGCTTTCGCACGATCTTGGCCATCCGCCCTTCGCGCATATGGGCGAGGACAGACTCAAGGAACTGATGCAGCCCTATGGCGGGTTCGAGCATAACGACCAGTCGCTGCGCATCGTCACCGCGCTGGAGGAACGCTATCCCCAATGGAACGGACTGAACCTGACATGGGAAACGCTGGAAGGCATCGTCAAGCATAACGGTCCTGTGACCGGCGCGCTGCCCTACACGCTTGCGGGCGTGCAACGGGAATGGGATTTGCAGTTGAACCATTACGCGTCGATCGAGGCGCAGGTCGCGGGCATCGCCGACGACATCGCCTATAACAGCCACGACGTCGAGGACGGGTTGTTCGAGGGCCTGTTCACCCTCGACGATATTTCCGCCGCGGTACCGCTGGTCGCGCAGGTCGCACGCGAACGCACGAATAAATGGCCCGATCTGGCCGGTCCGCGCCGCGTCCACGATCTGGTGCGCGAACTTTACGGACGCTTCGTCATGGACGTGCTGGAGGAAAGCCGCGCCCGCCTGCGCGCGGCGGGGCCGAACAGCGTCGAGGACGTGCGCCTTGCGGGCGTGCCGCTGGTCGGGTTCAGCGCGGGGATGGGCGAACACCTCAAGGCCCTGCGCGCCTTCCTGATGCCGCGCATGTACCATCATTCCACGGTACGGCGGATGCGTGCCAAGGCCGAACACATCATCGGTGACCTTTTCCGCCAATTCATGGACGACCCGCTGACTCTGTCCGAAAACTGGCAGGCGCGCCTGCCGCGCGGGGGCGACGTCGCCGCCCGCGCCCGCGTCGTCGCGGATCATATTTCAAACCTGACCGACCGCGCGGCGATGGTCGAACACGAACAGATTTTCGGTCTTTACGACACGATCAGACACGGATAA
- a CDS encoding SPOR domain-containing protein: MIVRLRTITMIAVPVLLVGAGIWFFAHGTTPTAIGAGGLPLIKADTNPVKLPPEDPGGEVMPNADSTVLAAMSGEGADPSMQDIQPPSETGEKPMPAPAFAGLKTGFSAPAQVPERSIENLLDTSTPEQAPAPEQVEAGDKYVSGMEPTALEKPVQADQSAPKTEAAEKEKAEPVAASATKPVAPIPTATPPAKPQPPKPAPKKTQEPEAPKPQTEKAQTEKTQAAKSVAADVARAVKEDTAANGGSASGGTYYIQLASMPAGGDTAALWARLRAQFPTALAGLSPSYQQADIPGRGAYIRVQAGPLSQSAANDRCRAIRAANPGVGCLVVRR, encoded by the coding sequence ATGATCGTCCGTCTGCGCACCATAACCATGATTGCGGTGCCCGTCCTGCTGGTAGGCGCGGGGATATGGTTTTTCGCACATGGCACCACGCCCACGGCGATCGGCGCGGGCGGCCTGCCGTTGATCAAGGCCGATACCAACCCGGTCAAGCTGCCGCCCGAGGACCCGGGCGGCGAGGTGATGCCAAACGCGGACAGCACGGTGCTGGCCGCGATGAGCGGCGAGGGCGCGGATCCATCGATGCAGGACATCCAGCCGCCTTCGGAAACCGGCGAGAAGCCGATGCCCGCGCCGGCCTTCGCCGGTTTGAAGACAGGGTTTTCCGCCCCCGCGCAGGTGCCCGAGCGCAGCATCGAAAACCTGCTTGATACGTCCACACCGGAACAGGCACCCGCCCCCGAGCAGGTGGAAGCGGGCGACAAATACGTTTCCGGCATGGAGCCCACGGCACTGGAAAAACCGGTACAGGCCGATCAATCCGCCCCAAAGACGGAAGCGGCGGAAAAAGAAAAAGCGGAACCCGTCGCCGCGAGCGCGACGAAACCTGTGGCCCCGATCCCGACCGCAACGCCGCCGGCCAAGCCGCAGCCGCCTAAACCGGCACCGAAAAAGACGCAAGAGCCTGAAGCGCCAAAACCTCAAACTGAAAAAGCGCAAACTGAAAAAACACAGGCCGCGAAATCCGTAGCCGCCGATGTGGCCCGCGCGGTCAAGGAAGACACGGCCGCGAATGGCGGGAGCGCAAGCGGTGGAACGTATTACATCCAACTGGCCTCGATGCCGGCGGGCGGCGACACGGCCGCGCTTTGGGCCCGTCTGCGCGCGCAGTTTCCCACCGCGCTGGCGGGGTTGAGCCCCAGTTACCAGCAGGCGGATATTCCGGGCCGGGGCGCGTATATCCGGGTTCAGGCCGGGCCGCTTTCGCAATCCGCCGCCAACGACCGCTGCCGCGCCATTCGCGCCGCAAACCCCGGGGTGGGCTGCCTTGTCGTTCGCCGCTGA
- a CDS encoding segregation/condensation protein A, with the protein METVNQPSFEEDPPRENVPADTDALVVSVDGYEGPIDLLLTMARDQKVDLRQISILALAEQYLSFVERARALRIELAADYLVMAAWLAYLKSKLLLPARPGEVEEELTGEALAEALAFQLQRLEAMQKAAKALFDRPRLGQDRLPVGLAGMREGQAVKIKWKAGLYEILDAYAAIAHRANPKTYEVKTWPLMSMDEAARRLADMIGHMPPGQWRSLWLALDAFVPDAADGPLNTRSALASTLTAALEMVKQERMDLRQEGLFAPILIRTPDRNAANDT; encoded by the coding sequence ATGGAAACCGTAAACCAGCCGAGCTTCGAGGAAGACCCGCCGCGCGAAAACGTGCCCGCGGACACCGACGCGCTGGTCGTTTCGGTCGACGGCTATGAAGGCCCGATCGACCTGTTGTTGACCATGGCGCGGGACCAGAAGGTCGATTTGCGCCAGATATCCATTCTGGCGCTGGCCGAACAATATCTCAGCTTCGTCGAACGTGCCCGCGCCCTGCGGATCGAGCTTGCGGCCGACTATCTGGTAATGGCCGCATGGCTGGCCTATCTCAAATCCAAACTTCTGCTGCCCGCGCGACCGGGCGAGGTGGAGGAGGAACTGACCGGCGAGGCGCTGGCCGAGGCGCTGGCCTTCCAGCTCCAGCGGCTGGAGGCGATGCAAAAAGCCGCGAAGGCGCTTTTCGACCGCCCGCGTCTGGGGCAGGACCGTCTGCCCGTCGGGCTGGCCGGCATGCGCGAGGGACAGGCCGTCAAAATCAAATGGAAGGCCGGGCTTTACGAGATTCTCGACGCCTATGCCGCGATCGCCCATCGCGCCAACCCCAAAACCTACGAGGTCAAAACCTGGCCGCTGATGTCGATGGACGAGGCGGCACGCCGTCTGGCCGACATGATCGGCCACATGCCCCCCGGCCAGTGGCGCAGCCTGTGGCTCGCGCTTGATGCCTTCGTGCCGGACGCGGCGGATGGACCGCTCAACACCCGTTCGGCGCTGGCCTCGACGCTGACTGCCGCGCTGGAAATGGTCAAACAGGAACGCATGGATTTAAGACAGGAAGGCCTTTTCGCGCCGATCCTGATCCGCACCCCCGACAGGAATGCCGCCAATGACACCTGA
- a CDS encoding arginine--tRNA ligase, with protein MNIYKDIQKDIHTLVHRLFPDIPQASLTRVNVEPPRDAAHGDMATNAAMVLARDAGMKPGDLAEKLAAELKQLPAVTGVEIAGPGFINLTLTPDSFRAVVPHALKTGAAHFGDSDLGAGQKVNVEYVSANPTGPIHFGHTRNAVFGDALARLLEKSGHKVTREYYTNDAGAQVDTLARSVYLRYREALGEKIEIPQGFYPGDYLVPVAREIAREKGREWLDAPESVWLEEIKRRAVAAMMELIEKDLKLIDVRFDVFTSERALTEAGSVDRAVKKLEDMGLVYTGVLPPPKSKKVKVEDWEPTELLLFRASQFGDDQDRPLKKSDGTWAYTTPDIAYQYDKFLRGFEKLIVVVAVDHAGWVSRIKAGAAAVSGGKAVVSVQLYGLVNLMKNGQPVKLSKRAGNILTLREIVDEVGPGPVRFIMLTRKSNETIDFDMALAIEQSKDNPFFYVQYAHARCCSVMKHAADMFGALDDAALGAVDLSLLDRAEEMTLIRLIATWPRVVEQAAVAEEPHRIAYYLYDLAAAFHAWWNRGRDDATLRFLLENDKPRSLARLALLRAVALTIASALGVIGVEPLSELRSDVEVEAA; from the coding sequence ATGAATATTTACAAAGACATACAAAAAGATATTCACACGCTTGTTCACAGGCTTTTCCCGGACATTCCGCAAGCAAGCCTGACCCGCGTCAATGTCGAGCCGCCGCGCGATGCCGCCCATGGCGACATGGCGACCAACGCCGCCATGGTGCTGGCGCGGGATGCGGGCATGAAACCCGGCGATCTGGCCGAAAAACTGGCAGCTGAACTTAAACAACTGCCCGCCGTCACGGGCGTGGAAATCGCCGGACCCGGCTTCATCAACCTGACCCTGACTCCGGATTCATTCCGCGCGGTCGTCCCCCACGCCCTGAAAACCGGCGCGGCACACTTTGGCGACAGCGATCTGGGCGCGGGACAAAAGGTCAATGTCGAATATGTTTCGGCCAACCCCACGGGGCCGATCCATTTCGGGCATACGCGCAACGCGGTGTTTGGTGATGCGCTGGCGCGACTGCTGGAAAAATCGGGGCACAAGGTAACCCGCGAATATTACACCAACGACGCGGGTGCGCAGGTCGATACGCTCGCGCGCTCCGTCTATCTGCGCTATCGCGAGGCGTTGGGCGAAAAAATCGAAATTCCGCAAGGTTTTTATCCCGGCGATTATCTTGTGCCGGTGGCGCGGGAAATCGCGCGCGAAAAGGGGCGCGAATGGCTGGATGCGCCTGAAAGCGTCTGGCTTGAGGAAATCAAGCGCCGCGCGGTCGCGGCGATGATGGAACTGATCGAAAAAGACCTCAAGCTGATCGACGTGCGCTTTGATGTGTTTACCTCCGAACGCGCCCTGACCGAGGCAGGAAGCGTTGACCGCGCGGTCAAAAAACTGGAGGACATGGGGCTGGTCTATACCGGCGTGTTGCCGCCGCCGAAAAGTAAAAAGGTCAAGGTCGAGGATTGGGAACCTACGGAACTCCTTCTGTTCCGCGCATCGCAATTCGGCGACGATCAGGACCGCCCGTTGAAAAAAAGCGACGGGACATGGGCTTACACCACGCCGGATATCGCCTATCAGTACGACAAATTCCTGCGCGGCTTTGAAAAACTGATCGTCGTCGTCGCCGTCGATCATGCAGGCTGGGTGTCGCGGATCAAGGCGGGCGCGGCGGCGGTTTCCGGCGGCAAGGCGGTGGTTTCGGTCCAGCTTTACGGGCTGGTCAACCTGATGAAGAACGGACAGCCGGTAAAACTTTCCAAACGCGCGGGGAACATTCTCACCCTGCGCGAAATCGTGGACGAGGTGGGACCGGGTCCCGTGCGCTTCATCATGCTGACGCGCAAATCGAACGAAACGATCGACTTCGACATGGCGCTGGCCATCGAACAATCCAAGGACAACCCGTTTTTCTACGTCCAGTATGCGCACGCGCGCTGCTGCTCGGTGATGAAACACGCAGCCGACATGTTCGGCGCGCTGGACGACGCGGCGCTTGGCGCGGTCGATCTTTCGCTTCTCGACCGGGCCGAGGAGATGACTCTGATCCGCCTGATCGCCACATGGCCGCGCGTGGTCGAACAGGCCGCCGTCGCCGAGGAGCCGCACCGCATCGCCTATTACCTGTATGACCTTGCCGCCGCCTTTCACGCATGGTGGAACCGCGGGCGCGACGATGCGACGCTGCGCTTTTTGCTGGAAAACGACAAGCCACGCTCGCTTGCGCGTCTGGCGCTGTTGCGCGCGGTGGCGCTGACCATCGCGTCCGCGCTGGGCGTCATCGGCGTCGAACCGCTTTCCGAATTGCGCTCGGACGTCGAGGTCGAAGCCGCATGA
- the xth gene encoding exodeoxyribonuclease III yields the protein MKIATYNVNSVRTRLPNLLDWLGRAAPDVVCLQELKCQPDQFPEMEIRAAGYESAVVGQKSYNGVAILSKTPITLVSGTLGDEQARYIEVEIAGVRVVNIYAPNGNPVASEKFPYKLDWLARLEARMRTLLAEETPFVVCGDYNIIPEEIDAHDPAAWGGDALFQPQARAMYRRFLNLGLSDAFRIFEPRGGHYTFWDYQAGAWARDNGIRIDYFLLSPQLADRAVSCAIHRDERSREKASDHVPVMLSLD from the coding sequence ATGAAGATCGCGACCTACAACGTCAATTCGGTGCGCACGCGCCTGCCGAACCTGCTGGATTGGCTTGGCCGCGCGGCACCGGACGTCGTGTGCCTGCAGGAGCTGAAATGCCAGCCGGACCAGTTTCCCGAAATGGAAATCCGCGCCGCCGGGTATGAAAGCGCGGTGGTCGGGCAAAAATCCTATAACGGGGTCGCGATCCTTTCAAAGACGCCGATTACGCTTGTATCCGGCACGCTGGGCGACGAGCAGGCGCGGTATATCGAGGTCGAAATCGCGGGGGTGCGCGTCGTCAACATCTATGCGCCCAACGGCAACCCGGTAGCGAGCGAGAAATTTCCCTATAAACTCGACTGGCTGGCGCGGCTTGAGGCGCGGATGCGTACCCTGCTGGCCGAGGAAACCCCGTTCGTGGTCTGCGGTGATTACAACATCATCCCTGAAGAAATCGACGCCCACGACCCGGCCGCGTGGGGCGGCGACGCGCTGTTCCAGCCGCAGGCGCGGGCCATGTACCGGCGTTTTTTAAATCTGGGCCTGAGCGATGCGTTCAGGATATTCGAGCCGCGCGGCGGGCATTACACGTTCTGGGATTATCAGGCCGGGGCGTGGGCGCGCGACAACGGCATCCGCATCGACTATTTTTTGCTGTCGCCGCAACTGGCCGACCGCGCCGTGTCCTGCGCCATCCACCGCGACGAGCGCAGCCGCGAAAAAGCGTCAGACCATGTGCCGGTGATGCTGAGTCTGGATTGA
- a CDS encoding TatD family hydrolase, with translation MSAYIDSHCHLNNPKIAPLGTPDALVARANAGGVAGMVTICCRIADEPETLKSICDRNRNVWMTVGTHPHEASQPAEQAFTQADIVALAQSHPKIIGIGESGLDYFYDFSDRADQAESFRKHIRACVETGLPLVVHARDADDEIIRILREEGAGEGRLKGVMHCFSSGAKMAEDALDLGFYLSFSGIVTFKNADTLRDIARRAPIERVLIETDAPYLAPEPHRKLTNEPALVVHTAAMLAGLFDMTREEIGDKTTANFFNLFDQARDTWQPAA, from the coding sequence ATGAGCGCTTACATCGACTCCCACTGCCACCTCAATAACCCTAAAATCGCGCCGCTGGGCACGCCCGACGCGCTGGTCGCGCGCGCCAACGCGGGCGGCGTCGCGGGCATGGTGACGATATGCTGCCGCATTGCGGACGAACCCGAAACGCTTAAATCCATCTGCGATCGCAACCGCAACGTCTGGATGACCGTGGGCACCCACCCGCACGAGGCCTCGCAGCCGGCGGAACAGGCCTTTACCCAGGCGGATATCGTCGCACTGGCGCAAAGCCACCCGAAAATCATCGGCATCGGCGAAAGCGGCCTTGACTACTTTTACGATTTTTCCGACCGCGCCGATCAGGCGGAATCCTTCCGCAAACATATCCGCGCCTGCGTCGAAACCGGCTTGCCGCTGGTGGTCCATGCCCGCGATGCCGACGACGAAATCATCCGCATCCTGCGCGAGGAAGGCGCGGGCGAGGGGCGGCTCAAGGGCGTGATGCACTGTTTTTCATCCGGCGCAAAAATGGCCGAGGACGCGCTGGATCTGGGGTTTTACCTGTCCTTTTCCGGCATCGTGACGTTCAAGAACGCCGATACGCTGCGCGATATCGCGCGCCGCGCGCCGATTGAACGCGTGCTGATCGAAACCGACGCGCCTTATCTTGCGCCCGAACCGCACCGCAAGCTGACCAACGAACCGGCGCTGGTTGTTCACACCGCCGCGATGCTGGCCGGCCTGTTCGACATGACGCGCGAGGAAATCGGCGATAAAACGACCGCCAACTTTTTCAACCTTTTCGACCAGGCGCGGGATACATGGCAACCGGCCGCGTAA
- a CDS encoding iron-sulfur cluster assembly accessory protein, whose product MEVTITESAAARINALCRENGAAMVRLSVEGGGCSGFSYVFGFADEAGADDRVFTRADAKLAVDAVSLPLIAGATLDYVDALSGAHFKVDNPNAASSCGCGTSFSLG is encoded by the coding sequence ATGGAAGTCACGATTACAGAAAGCGCCGCCGCGCGCATCAATGCCCTGTGCCGGGAGAACGGCGCCGCGATGGTCCGCCTGTCGGTGGAGGGCGGCGGATGTTCCGGCTTTTCCTATGTTTTCGGATTCGCCGACGAAGCGGGCGCGGATGACCGCGTGTTCACGCGCGCGGACGCGAAGCTGGCGGTCGATGCGGTGTCCCTGCCCCTGATCGCCGGGGCGACCCTGGATTACGTGGATGCGCTTTCGGGCGCGCATTTCAAGGTCGACAACCCCAATGCGGCATCGTCCTGCGGATGCGGGACGTCGTTTTCGCTGGGCTGA